TGCGAGTAGATCGCCCCCAGTGCAATGACCGTGATCGCCGTGTTCGCCGTTGACCAGAACGGCCCCAGCGTGGAACGTCGGTATCGATAGAGGATGTCATTCCAGCCAAGCTTGATCCAAAGCGGCCGCAGCTTGATGGCGGTCACGAAGTCGGCGATCGCGAGATTAAACTGGCTGGTTGGGTTTCGTTTTTCGAGCACAACCACGGATCCCTGAAACAAAAATCTATCCTACCACAAGCAATACCGGCCCGAGTAAGCTTGCTGAGGTCGAAAGAATACCGGTATCACCTCGACAGAGCAGCTCCAATAACCCCGCGCATCCGCCTCGGCGGCGCCATCGCCGCAGTCTCTTTCTTCGGCCATCGCATATCCAGGTTGCAGATGATACGAACATCGGTCTGAATGCAGGCATCCGGTCAACACGGCCGGAATCATCGGATCCAGTGATTTGAAAGAAACGAGACTGCGGCTGTTGACGGACTGGGAAAGACTACATGACTGGCGCTGTTCACCCAACGGATTTTAGGCCTGTCGTCGCCTTGTTCTGCACGCGCGGGATGGAAGATTTCCTGTCAAACGCCATTAAGGGAATTTTGCAGACAGGCGTCGAGGCCAGTCAAATCCATGTTGGTTGCCCCCTCAATGCGCAGAGATCGGTGAAGAGCGTCGCAAGATCGCATTCCTCCGATATTCAGGTAATCTCCAGCCAGGAACTCTCCGGGAACGCGGGCGGGATGACGGAGTATTCCCGCTTCGGATCGCGTCCATTTACCGATATTTCATGGAGGAAGATACTTTTCCTTCGGCAATTGATTGGGATTCACCCGCGTGTGGTCTATGCGGACCTGGACGTTTCCTGGATGAGGAATCCGCTTCCGTATCTCATTCAGGTGGCGATGGTCTATCCAATCGCCATCCAGACCGAAGGGTTACCTCGATTCCCGCCTGCGCTGTGCCTGGGATTTGTGTCGCTTGCGAAAACTGAAACGGCGTTCGCCTTTCTCGATGCTTTGATCGCGCTTCGCTCCACACAGCTCGGCGGCGGCGCCAGCCTCGACGATCAGGCCGCCTGCCAACAGCTCATCGAAGACGACGTCACATGGCTGCGCGATATGTATTTCCTGCCCGAGGCGCTATTCCTGAATGGGCTTGGCTACCGAAATTTGCAGAATGCCGGCGAGTGTCCGTGTCCGATGGAAGGTGAGCTTCTGCCGTTCGTGTTCCACGCAAACTGGACGGTTGGAATTGACAACAAGCGCAAGCTGCTGGCCGCCACAGGCACCTGGCTGGCCGGAGAAACGCCACCGGCCGACCAGTCGACGACAACGGGGGAATCCCTGCCGGATGCCGCGCGCGACGCTGCAGCGCATATGGAATCGTCTCCGTTGTTCACGGTCATTTTCCCCGTCTTCGATGTCCGCGGCGATGTCGCTGAGCGCGTCCGGCACTGGATCGAGAGGCAGGACCTAGACGGCAAATTATACCGCGTCGTGGTGGTTGCTGACACCGACGCGGACCTCGACGAGGCATCTCTGCAAAGGGGGCTCCGAAGCCAGGATGCCATTCTGCGCGTGCCGGGCACCGGACGCGAGGCCGATCATTGGAACGCCGGAGCGCGCGAAGCGAAGACGCCCTGGCTGCTCTTTGTCGAGGCTCATGGCGTGCCCCAACGCGACAGTCTGTCCGCCCTCGCCGCCTGGATTTCGGCAAACCCCGACGGCGAAGCCTGCAATTTCCGGATCGAAAACATCAACGGTCATCTGGTCGCCGGCCTCATGCGGCGATGGTTTGCCGATATCCAGTCCGGTTG
The sequence above is drawn from the Bradyrhizobium sediminis genome and encodes:
- a CDS encoding putative nucleotide-diphospho-sugar transferase, which gives rise to MTGAVHPTDFRPVVALFCTRGMEDFLSNAIKGILQTGVEASQIHVGCPLNAQRSVKSVARSHSSDIQVISSQELSGNAGGMTEYSRFGSRPFTDISWRKILFLRQLIGIHPRVVYADLDVSWMRNPLPYLIQVAMVYPIAIQTEGLPRFPPALCLGFVSLAKTETAFAFLDALIALRSTQLGGGASLDDQAACQQLIEDDVTWLRDMYFLPEALFLNGLGYRNLQNAGECPCPMEGELLPFVFHANWTVGIDNKRKLLAATGTWLAGETPPADQSTTTGESLPDAARDAAAHMESSPLFTVIFPVFDVRGDVAERVRHWIERQDLDGKLYRVVVVADTDADLDEASLQRGLRSQDAILRVPGTGREADHWNAGAREAKTPWLLFVEAHGVPQRDSLSALAAWISANPDGEACNFRIENINGHLVAGLMRRWFADIQSGWAARSTWPRLHRTAFAIRRDVFEEIGPFEAEYGQFAPPLLSARMDQSGHVISAIPTSVIMHDDAREMSAHHDDTANYVRGEMAARTANDPAFFERYFGPSPGQGPDMIVSARQARSMIAGLVVAALHRPREAFQLLKQTCALWPAASMGLRGRARLLAMRTRADETVVMRLPVTDGIRWTRFLAAHSRLIRTEQMYWIARNPLPSLQTRVGKRRWPIATIGQHAIVGLHALEHPGEEGFRWTQPVFLLRLALVAGKGVLALETRNVRPGINVSDIVVVAGGRMLSPQDIALDEAGNLKIVIKAPTPPPGEIDIVVIVQELAEPPADNAHGRRLGLPLFSVGFECAGPGNKSGV